Below is a window of Thermodesulfovibrio thiophilus DSM 17215 DNA.
GCCCTTTTATTCCTGGAAGAGACATTGATTTGTCTTATGCTGCAGCAAAAAAGATTGGTTTAATAGGTCCTGGAGTTACAGAAGTTTTAATGGACCCTGTTGGAAGAGAATCCAGGTATGTAAAATATGTAAAATATAGTCCTCTTTCAGGTCCTGCAACAATTCAGGTTGGTGCTTTCAAAGAAATTGACAATGCTTTGAGACTCAAACAGGCATTAAGCCTCAGATATGGTAATGTTTATATATACAAAGCAAATGTTAAGGGTGAAATATTCTACAGAGTACGGGTTGGCAAGTTTTCAAACTACGATGAAGCATATAATATAGCTAAAGAGATGGGGAAAGAAGGTTATAAAGCAATAATTACCAAATTTGAAGGAGTAAACGATGAAATTTAACGATGTAGTACTTTTTCACGGACATAGCTGCCCAGGACTTGCTTTAGGATATAGAGCTGCAATGGCTGCATTAGAGGAGCTTTCCTTAAAACACAGTGAAGATGAAGAGATTGTATGCATTGTAGAGAATGATTCATGCGCAGTTGACGCAGTACAGGTAATTACTGGATGCACGTTTGGAAAGGGTAACCTGATATTTAAAGACTATGGAAAGCAGGTTTATACATTCATTGACAGAAAAGCAGGCAGAGCTATAAGAATCTCGGTTGATTTTGATTATAAAGAAACAGAGGAAGAAAAAGCACTATGGCAGAGATTTGTGAAAGGTGACAGGTCATCAGAGGTTACAAATTTTATAAATCGCAGAAAAACAGAAAAAATAAATCGTATTCTTGAAGCACCGAAAAATGAGATTTTAAAAATAACATATCCTGCTATTATTCCTCCAAAAGAAGCAAGGGTATTTAAGAGTGTAAGATGCCAGTACTGCGGAGAAAAAGTTGCAGAGGCGAAAGCAAGATTACTGAATGGAAATATTTTATGTATTCCATGTTTTGAGAATTCATTATGAACGTTGTGGAACTTACTCTTACTGGAATAGCTCATCTCGGAGAAGCCATTGGAAAACATAATGGTAAAATTGTTTTTGTTCCATATGCAATACCTGGAGAAACTGTTAAAGCCAGAATCATAAAAGATGAAGGAGACTACTTTCGAGCGGAATTAGTTGAAGTGATAAGTCCTTCGTTTTTTAGAGAAATTCCTCAGTGTAAAATTTTTGGAATATGCGGAGGTTGTAGTTTCCAGCATATTGCATACAGCTATCAGACAAAACTCAAAGAAATAGTTTTAATGGAACAGTTGAAAAGGATTGGAGGATTTGAAAATCCGGAAGATTTTACAGAAATTACAATTAAAGCGGACAATCCTTATAACTACCGTAACAGGGCAGACTTTTCTATAAACACACAAAAGCTTTTAGGCTTTAAAATAAGAGGTTCGCACAAATTTATCAATGTTGAATACTGCCATATAATGCATGATAGTATAAACAGGATTCTTTCAATTATACAGAGAAAATCGCCA
It encodes the following:
- a CDS encoding septal ring lytic transglycosylase RlpA family protein, yielding MKISADIFFKIKTIFLVISVSLMFSCAPQRPPSIEYIPEGAKRGIASWYGPDFHGKPTASGEIYNMYDYTCAHKEYPFGTKLRVVNLNNNKDVVCTVNDRGPFIPGRDIDLSYAAAKKIGLIGPGVTEVLMDPVGRESRYVKYVKYSPLSGPATIQVGAFKEIDNALRLKQALSLRYGNVYIYKANVKGEIFYRVRVGKFSNYDEAYNIAKEMGKEGYKAIITKFEGVNDEI
- a CDS encoding FmdE family protein — its product is MKFNDVVLFHGHSCPGLALGYRAAMAALEELSLKHSEDEEIVCIVENDSCAVDAVQVITGCTFGKGNLIFKDYGKQVYTFIDRKAGRAIRISVDFDYKETEEEKALWQRFVKGDRSSEVTNFINRRKTEKINRILEAPKNEILKITYPAIIPPKEARVFKSVRCQYCGEKVAEAKARLLNGNILCIPCFENSL